A stretch of the Meiothermus cerbereus DSM 11376 genome encodes the following:
- a CDS encoding acyl-CoA mutase large subunit family protein, protein MPATVENLFESLPEGYQERLGRPGQYPFTRGVYPRMYSDRPWTMRQYAGFSSAEESNARYRYLLSQGQTGLSVAFDLPTQLGMDPDHPLSVGEVGKVGVSIACIEDMRTLLDGIPLDKVTTSMTINAPANMLLALYLLVAEEQGVSWDKVGGTIQNDILKEYIARGTYIFPPGPSMRLITDVFAFCSEKVPRWNTISISGYHIREAGATAAQEIAFTLANGKAYVRAAIEAGLDVDAFAPRLSFFFASHNDILEEAAKFRAARRMWARIMRHEFKAKDPKSWMLRFHTQTGGSTLAAQEPLNNVVRTAYQALAAVLGGTQSLHTNAYDEALGLPTEKSALLALRTQQILAYESGITKAIDPLGGSFYVEHLTDQLEAQAQEYLDQIAKLGGAVAAVEAGFFQREIEESAWEFQRQVESGQRIIVGVNRFNNPDSPLNEHTPVQKISDELANHRKAQIQAFRAKRDGQATGNALEALRQAARGQQNLMPYILDAFRRHATLGEVCGVLREEWGEYQPSY, encoded by the coding sequence ATGCCAGCCACTGTTGAAAATCTGTTTGAATCCCTGCCCGAAGGTTACCAGGAACGGTTGGGCCGACCTGGGCAGTACCCCTTCACACGGGGGGTCTACCCCCGGATGTACAGCGACCGCCCCTGGACCATGCGGCAGTACGCCGGGTTTAGCAGCGCCGAGGAGTCCAACGCCCGCTACCGCTACCTGCTTTCGCAAGGCCAGACCGGGCTCTCGGTGGCCTTCGACCTGCCCACCCAGCTTGGAATGGATCCCGACCACCCCCTGAGCGTAGGCGAGGTAGGCAAGGTAGGGGTCTCGATTGCCTGCATCGAGGATATGCGAACCTTGCTGGACGGTATTCCGCTGGACAAAGTCACTACCAGCATGACCATCAACGCGCCTGCCAATATGCTGCTGGCGCTGTACCTGCTGGTAGCCGAGGAGCAGGGCGTAAGCTGGGACAAGGTGGGTGGCACCATCCAAAACGATATCTTGAAAGAGTACATTGCCCGCGGTACGTACATTTTTCCTCCTGGCCCCTCGATGCGGCTCATAACCGACGTTTTTGCCTTCTGCAGTGAAAAAGTGCCCCGCTGGAACACCATCAGCATCTCGGGGTATCACATCCGCGAAGCGGGCGCGACCGCCGCACAGGAGATCGCCTTTACCCTTGCCAACGGCAAGGCCTATGTGCGGGCAGCCATCGAGGCGGGACTGGACGTAGATGCGTTTGCCCCCAGGTTGTCGTTCTTCTTTGCCTCGCACAACGACATTCTGGAGGAGGCCGCCAAGTTTCGTGCCGCCCGGCGCATGTGGGCCCGCATTATGCGCCACGAGTTCAAGGCCAAAGACCCCAAAAGCTGGATGCTGCGCTTCCACACCCAGACCGGTGGCTCTACCCTGGCCGCCCAGGAACCCCTGAACAACGTGGTGCGCACGGCCTACCAGGCCCTGGCCGCGGTACTGGGTGGAACCCAAAGCCTGCACACCAACGCCTACGACGAAGCCCTGGGCCTGCCCACCGAAAAAAGCGCCTTGCTGGCCTTGCGTACCCAGCAAATACTGGCCTACGAGTCGGGCATCACCAAGGCCATCGATCCACTGGGGGGCAGCTTCTACGTGGAGCACCTGACCGACCAGCTCGAGGCCCAGGCCCAGGAGTATCTCGATCAGATCGCCAAGCTAGGGGGCGCGGTCGCGGCAGTAGAGGCGGGCTTTTTCCAGCGAGAAATTGAGGAGTCGGCCTGGGAGTTCCAGCGCCAGGTCGAGAGCGGCCAGCGCATTATTGTGGGCGTCAACCGCTTCAACAACCCCGACTCCCCCCTCAACGAACACACCCCGGTGCAAAAAATCAGCGACGAGCTCGCCAACCACCGCAAGGCCCAGATTCAGGCCTTCCGGGCCAAACGGGACGGGCAGGCCACAGGCAATGCGCTGGAAGCCCTGCGTCAAGCCGCCAGAGGCCAGCAGAATCTGATGCCTTACATTCTGGATGCGTTCCGCCGCCACGCCACCCTGGGCGAGGTTTGCGGTGTGTTGCGCGAGGAGTGGGGCGAGTACCAGCCGTCTTACTAA
- the nikC gene encoding nickel transporter permease, which yields MTAISAGRPPRPLRRFLRNPGGLIGLFLLIMLVLVALLAPIIAPDPINQNIAQRLQPPSAEHWLGTDQLGRDVWARVAHGAGISLRVGFGVVILAVLIGVGVGLLAGTLGGAWDNLLMRVTDIFFAFPSLILAMAIAAALGPNLNNTIMAVALVSWPIYARLVRANVLALREREFVEAARAMGASQGRLMFRHLLPNTLTPIFVQASFDVGGAILTAAGLSFIGFGAQPPTPEWGAMVSETRSYIAEAIWAPTAPAMGILLTVLAFNLLGDALRDVLDPRGRD from the coding sequence ATGACTGCAATATCTGCTGGTCGTCCACCTCGCCCGCTGCGTCGCTTTTTGCGCAACCCAGGGGGGCTAATTGGGCTTTTTTTGCTGATAATGCTAGTGCTGGTTGCCTTGCTAGCGCCCATAATAGCCCCCGACCCCATCAACCAGAACATTGCTCAGCGCCTTCAGCCCCCATCTGCGGAACACTGGCTCGGCACCGACCAGTTGGGCCGCGACGTCTGGGCCCGGGTGGCCCACGGCGCTGGTATCTCCTTGCGGGTAGGGTTTGGTGTGGTGATTTTGGCCGTGCTGATCGGAGTCGGGGTGGGTTTGCTGGCCGGTACCCTGGGTGGGGCCTGGGACAACCTGCTGATGCGCGTGACCGATATCTTTTTTGCCTTTCCCTCGCTGATTCTGGCCATGGCCATCGCAGCAGCGCTGGGGCCCAACCTCAACAACACCATTATGGCGGTGGCGCTGGTTAGCTGGCCCATCTATGCCCGCTTGGTGCGGGCCAATGTGCTGGCTTTGCGTGAGCGCGAGTTTGTGGAGGCGGCACGGGCCATGGGGGCCTCCCAGGGGCGCTTGATGTTCCGGCATCTGCTGCCCAACACGCTCACGCCCATTTTTGTGCAGGCTAGCTTCGATGTGGGTGGGGCTATCCTGACCGCGGCAGGGCTTTCCTTCATCGGCTTTGGAGCCCAGCCGCCCACCCCGGAATGGGGCGCTATGGTCTCCGAAACCCGCAGCTACATTGCTGAGGCCATCTGGGCCCCTACTGCGCCTGCCATGGGCATTTTGCTCACTGTCCTGGCCTTTAACCTGTTGGGCGATGCCTTGCGGGATGTGCTAGACCCCAGGGGTAGGGACTGA
- a CDS encoding ABC transporter permease, whose translation MLSYFFRRLFFVIFVAWGVTFATFFIANVVPIDPAIAALGDNAREEQIREFRERYGLDKPIWQQYLIYMGRLLSGDLGNSLRTQRAVAEDLKEFFPATLELSVAAFLVTLFLGVPAGILAALRQNKATDVTVRILALIGGATPVFFLAVLLQYVLARQLDLLPVQGRLDGFTFPPPRVTGLMGLDALLAKDWAALGDSLRHLVLPAFVLGLFSAAILARMTRATMLEVLSQDYIRTARAKGVPGRAVVFRHALKNASLPVLTLLGGLLGGLLSGAVLTETIFSWPGIGRYVTQSATSLDFPAVMGVTLLVGLVYSLINLIVDLLYAFLDPRIRYA comes from the coding sequence ATGCTTTCTTACTTTTTCCGCCGCCTTTTCTTTGTGATTTTTGTGGCCTGGGGGGTCACGTTTGCCACCTTCTTTATCGCCAACGTGGTGCCGATTGACCCCGCGATTGCCGCTTTGGGTGATAACGCCCGTGAAGAACAAATCCGGGAATTCCGTGAGCGCTACGGTTTGGACAAACCCATCTGGCAGCAGTACCTGATTTACATGGGCCGCTTGCTGTCCGGCGATTTGGGCAACTCGCTGCGCACCCAGCGGGCTGTAGCAGAGGATTTGAAGGAGTTTTTTCCTGCGACCCTCGAGCTCTCGGTAGCGGCCTTTCTGGTGACGCTCTTTTTGGGGGTGCCGGCTGGTATTCTGGCCGCTTTACGGCAGAACAAAGCGACCGACGTCACGGTGCGCATACTGGCCCTCATCGGGGGGGCTACCCCGGTGTTTTTCTTGGCGGTGCTGCTCCAATACGTACTGGCCCGGCAGCTCGATTTGTTGCCGGTGCAGGGGCGGCTGGATGGTTTTACCTTTCCCCCACCCAGGGTTACCGGCCTGATGGGCCTGGATGCCCTTCTGGCCAAAGACTGGGCCGCTCTTGGCGACTCCTTGCGGCATCTGGTGCTGCCGGCCTTTGTGCTGGGGCTATTTTCGGCGGCCATTCTGGCCCGCATGACCCGTGCGACCATGCTCGAGGTGCTTTCGCAAGACTATATCCGCACCGCCCGGGCCAAGGGTGTTCCCGGTAGGGCGGTGGTTTTTCGCCATGCCCTCAAAAATGCTTCGCTGCCGGTGCTCACCTTGCTGGGTGGGCTGCTGGGGGGCCTGCTCTCCGGTGCGGTGCTGACCGAGACCATCTTTAGCTGGCCGGGCATCGGACGCTACGTGACCCAGTCGGCCACCAGCCTGGACTTTCCCGCCGTGATGGGGGTCACGCTGCTGGTGGGGCTGGTGTATTCCCTTATCAACCTTATCGTAGATCTGCTATACGCCTTTCTCGACCCCCGCATCCGCTATGCCTGA
- a CDS encoding ABC transporter substrate-binding protein, translating into MKFFKAWAIILAFSLGNTLAQDRTQTLIYGGDWSDLITMDPQVSYEFSGGLVTDNLYETLVKYEGADLSTLKPGLAESWKVDRGRDTWDITFRLRRGSKFSSGNEVTAKDVVYTFERALAIKGPGSFLFTEIAQLKPGATKAVDNYTVVVSIPKTASPGSFLSILTFNIGGIVDSDTVQKNAKGNDFGKEWLTNNSAGSGPFRLVRWDRGSQVLLEANPNARIKPKLQRVILREIKEPAVLRTALESGEIDIAEGLTPEALRALANNPRFRTIKADSLRLNYLGMNVKEGSPFANKLVRDAVRYSINQDELVSGLVQGNGTKIQTFIPKGLLGYDPRTPYTFDPARARRLLAQAGYPNGLEFELLVSTGICGGGIPCADIAAKIQSDFAKSGLKANVKAIANAEVLRTYRAQNHQMVLVGWSPDFPDPDGNATPWANFEARSLAWRNVWNDPTAIRLANQAALETEPAKRVALYRLLTDYVLKNGPYAVLYQPAVPLGLSVKVEGYVRNAQGQVRFENISKLP; encoded by the coding sequence ATGAAGTTTTTTAAAGCATGGGCAATTATCCTGGCCTTCAGCCTGGGCAATACCCTGGCCCAGGATCGTACCCAGACCCTGATTTATGGTGGGGACTGGTCCGATCTGATCACCATGGATCCGCAGGTCTCGTACGAGTTCTCTGGGGGTCTGGTGACTGACAACCTCTACGAAACCCTGGTCAAGTACGAGGGGGCCGACCTCTCCACGCTCAAGCCGGGATTGGCCGAAAGCTGGAAAGTGGATCGCGGTCGGGATACCTGGGACATCACCTTCCGTCTGCGCCGGGGTAGCAAGTTTTCCAGCGGCAACGAGGTGACGGCCAAGGATGTGGTCTACACCTTTGAACGGGCTCTGGCCATCAAGGGGCCGGGTTCATTTCTGTTTACCGAAATTGCTCAGCTCAAGCCGGGGGCGACCAAAGCCGTGGACAACTATACGGTGGTGGTGAGTATTCCCAAAACTGCCTCACCGGGCTCCTTCCTCTCGATCCTGACCTTCAACATTGGTGGCATCGTGGACTCCGACACGGTGCAGAAAAACGCTAAGGGCAACGACTTTGGTAAGGAATGGCTCACCAACAACTCCGCTGGCTCGGGCCCCTTCCGGCTGGTGCGCTGGGATCGGGGTTCGCAAGTGCTGTTGGAGGCCAACCCCAATGCCCGTATCAAGCCCAAGCTTCAGCGGGTTATCTTGCGTGAAATCAAGGAGCCAGCAGTGTTGCGCACGGCCCTCGAGTCGGGCGAAATTGACATCGCCGAGGGGCTCACCCCTGAGGCTTTACGGGCTCTTGCCAACAATCCCCGCTTCCGAACCATCAAAGCTGACAGCCTGCGCCTGAACTATCTGGGCATGAACGTCAAGGAAGGCAGCCCCTTCGCCAACAAGCTGGTGCGCGACGCGGTGCGCTACAGCATCAACCAGGATGAGCTGGTGAGCGGGTTGGTGCAGGGCAACGGCACCAAGATTCAAACCTTCATTCCTAAAGGCCTGCTGGGCTACGATCCCCGCACCCCCTACACCTTCGACCCGGCCAGGGCCCGGCGTCTGCTAGCCCAGGCAGGGTATCCGAACGGCCTCGAGTTCGAGCTTCTGGTAAGCACGGGTATCTGCGGTGGGGGCATCCCCTGCGCGGACATCGCCGCCAAGATTCAGTCCGACTTTGCCAAGAGTGGGCTCAAGGCCAACGTCAAAGCCATCGCCAACGCCGAGGTCTTGCGCACCTACCGGGCGCAGAACCACCAGATGGTGCTGGTGGGCTGGAGCCCCGACTTCCCCGACCCCGACGGCAACGCCACCCCCTGGGCCAACTTCGAGGCCCGCAGTCTGGCCTGGCGCAACGTCTGGAACGACCCCACGGCCATCCGGCTGGCCAACCAGGCTGCCCTGGAGACCGAGCCTGCCAAGCGGGTTGCTCTCTACCGCCTCCTGACCGATTACGTGCTCAAAAACGGCCCCTATGCGGTGCTTTACCAGCCTGCGGTTCCGCTAGGCCTCTCGGTCAAAGTCGAGGGCTACGTGCGCAACGCCCAGGGCCAGGTGCGCTTCGAGAATATCAGCAAGCTTCCGTAG
- a CDS encoding chromate transporter has translation MPWEIMKTFAWLGLTAFGGPAAHFALFQRLLVGEGKWVSKEQYLRMLAAVNLIPGPNSTETAMLLGHAKGGQWGLLLAGFGFIVPAALVTLALVALYQEIASLPLIQGAFLGLKLAVVALIAQALWDLLPHPQKQPQTWMLALAGLVMAGLGVVEWAVVLLVGVLVALGRSGRTLSVEPISLFWFFLLVGSSLFGSGYVLIGLMQEMVTRGWLSPGELLNALALGQITPGPLLTTATAVGYLAAGFPGAALSTVGIFLPSFIFTFLVVGVLRRLEGHPLAEAFLKGASGAALGLVAWALWQLGRETLVGWVELLVALLALILLLRKFPPLPLLGLFALGGALWSIGMG, from the coding sequence ATGCCTTGGGAAATCATGAAAACCTTTGCCTGGCTGGGTTTGACCGCTTTTGGCGGCCCGGCGGCCCATTTTGCCCTTTTTCAAAGGCTACTGGTAGGGGAAGGCAAATGGGTAAGCAAAGAGCAGTACCTCAGGATGCTGGCCGCCGTCAACCTGATTCCTGGCCCCAACTCCACCGAAACGGCCATGTTGCTGGGCCATGCCAAGGGTGGGCAGTGGGGTTTGCTGTTGGCTGGTTTTGGTTTTATTGTCCCAGCAGCCCTGGTGACGCTAGCCTTGGTAGCACTGTACCAGGAGATCGCCTCACTTCCGCTCATACAGGGTGCTTTCCTGGGACTCAAGCTGGCAGTGGTAGCCCTGATTGCCCAAGCCCTTTGGGATCTGCTGCCTCACCCCCAAAAACAGCCCCAAACCTGGATGCTGGCCCTGGCCGGGCTGGTGATGGCGGGGCTGGGTGTAGTGGAGTGGGCAGTGGTGTTACTGGTCGGCGTGTTGGTGGCGCTGGGCAGAAGCGGGAGAACCCTTAGTGTGGAACCCATCAGCCTGTTTTGGTTTTTCTTGCTGGTGGGCTCGAGCTTGTTCGGCTCGGGCTACGTGTTGATTGGGCTGATGCAGGAAATGGTCACACGAGGCTGGCTGAGTCCAGGCGAACTCCTAAATGCTCTGGCCCTGGGTCAGATCACCCCTGGCCCCTTGCTCACCACAGCAACTGCGGTGGGTTACCTGGCGGCAGGGTTCCCTGGGGCAGCGCTCTCAACCGTTGGCATTTTTCTACCCTCGTTTATATTTACCTTTCTGGTGGTGGGCGTCTTGCGCCGCCTGGAAGGGCATCCCCTGGCCGAAGCCTTTTTGAAGGGGGCCTCTGGGGCGGCCCTGGGTCTAGTTGCCTGGGCGCTGTGGCAATTGGGACGTGAAACCTTGGTGGGTTGGGTAGAGTTGCTGGTCGCGCTGCTGGCTCTGATACTTTTGTTGCGCAAATTCCCCCCGCTACCCCTCTTGGGGCTATTTGCTCTGGGGGGTGCCCTTTGGAGCATCGGGATGGGTTGA